A stretch of the Chloroflexota bacterium genome encodes the following:
- a CDS encoding cysteine desulfurase, with protein sequence MFNKVIYFDNAAATRLDERVLEAMKPYFFDLYAVATSQFGYSLGVDARDALDNARAQIAAVLGASPEEFIFTSGSTESSNLAIKGVASALAEKKGRHIVTSPIEDFPVLHSARALERQGFRVTYVRVDETGRVDLNHLRESITPETILVSIQAANQEIGTLQDLKAIGEICREKGTLFHTDATHTFPRLPLDVREIPVDLVTVSAHTIHGPKGIGGLYVRKGTPIRKWMDGGFQEFDLRAGAEDIPSAVGFAKAVELVTPEETARLQRMRDRLIERLLAIPHTRLNGHPVHRLPHNANVSFRFVEGESLLLHLDMRGFAVSTGSACFSRSLEASHVILGIGGDHERAHGSVRFTFGRYNQEEEVDAVAEAVAEIVAELRRISPLGKE encoded by the coding sequence ATGTTTAACAAAGTAATCTATTTCGATAACGCCGCCGCGACCCGGTTGGATGAGCGAGTTCTGGAAGCAATGAAACCGTACTTCTTTGACCTCTACGCTGTAGCCACCTCGCAGTTCGGCTACTCCCTGGGTGTGGATGCACGGGACGCATTAGACAACGCGCGGGCGCAGATTGCTGCGGTCCTTGGAGCGAGTCCGGAGGAGTTCATCTTTACCTCTGGCAGTACAGAGTCCAGCAACCTGGCTATCAAGGGAGTGGCCTCGGCGCTGGCGGAGAAAAAGGGCCGCCACATTGTGACCAGCCCGATCGAGGATTTCCCGGTGCTCCACAGCGCCCGGGCACTGGAGCGGCAGGGTTTTCGGGTGACCTACGTGCGAGTGGACGAGACCGGACGGGTGGACCTCAATCACCTGCGAGAATCTATCACGCCCGAGACCATATTGGTCTCCATTCAGGCAGCCAACCAAGAGATCGGCACTTTGCAGGACCTGAAGGCCATCGGTGAGATTTGCCGGGAGAAGGGGACGCTCTTCCACACCGATGCCACTCACACTTTTCCGCGCCTACCCCTGGACGTGCGGGAGATACCGGTAGATCTGGTCACCGTCTCGGCCCATACTATCCACGGGCCGAAAGGGATTGGCGGGCTGTATGTGCGCAAAGGGACCCCCATTCGCAAGTGGATGGATGGTGGCTTCCAAGAATTCGACCTGCGGGCTGGGGCGGAGGACATCCCCAGTGCAGTGGGCTTCGCCAAGGCTGTGGAACTGGTCACGCCAGAGGAAACAGCCCGTCTGCAGAGAATGCGCGATCGGCTGATCGAGCGGCTGTTGGCGATCCCACACACCCGCCTCAATGGCCATCCAGTCCACCGTCTGCCGCACAACGCCAACGTCTCCTTCCGCTTCGTCGAGGGTGAATCGCTGCTGCTCCACCTGGATATGCGCGGCTTCGCTGTCAGCACTGGTTCCGCTTGTTTCAGTCGCTCCCTAGAAGCCAGCCACGTCATTCTAGGCATCGGTGGCGACCATGAACGCGCTCACGGCTCCGTCCGCTTCACCTTCGGCCGCTACAACCAAGAGGAGGAGGTAGATGCTGTGGCGGAAGCAGTCGCCGAGATCGTGGCAGAACTGCGAAGGATTAGCCCGCTGGGGAAAGAATAA
- a CDS encoding sulfurtransferase TusA family protein — MANIIVDCRGQTCPVPLVEMRKAVRRASPGDVIEVVGTHPASKKEIPMAVAALGLELLSVEGTDTDWKIRIRR, encoded by the coding sequence ATAGCGAACATCATCGTGGACTGTCGGGGGCAGACGTGCCCCGTGCCCTTAGTGGAAATGCGCAAGGCGGTACGCCGCGCCTCTCCGGGCGACGTCATCGAGGTGGTTGGCACTCACCCGGCTTCGAAAAAAGAGATCCCGATGGCTGTCGCAGCGTTGGGGCTGGAATTGCTAAGCGTGGAGGGGACGGACACCGATTGGAAAATTCGCATTCGGCGCTGA
- a CDS encoding iron-sulfur cluster assembly scaffold protein — protein MPLPYSEVVMEHFRHPRNVGRIEDADAKSVEGSPACGDMVAVYLKVDPETKRITDIKFESYGCASNIATGSIITELAKGKTLEEAKAITWQQASEALGGLPPIKTHCSVLAVDGLRAAIQNYEERHGLVKERMPTTVEEVRRRLKHVMNPMSGLDLVRTKLVQDIKVSEGTVRVVIDLPADHQFAATIREDITEKVGHLWDVKQVVVEFTE, from the coding sequence ATGCCGTTACCCTATAGTGAAGTTGTGATGGAACATTTCCGCCACCCGCGCAATGTGGGGCGGATCGAGGATGCCGATGCCAAGTCGGTCGAAGGAAGCCCGGCCTGCGGGGACATGGTGGCTGTCTATCTGAAGGTGGACCCCGAGACCAAGCGCATCACGGATATCAAGTTCGAGTCCTATGGATGTGCCTCTAATATCGCTACTGGCTCCATCATCACCGAGTTAGCCAAGGGAAAGACGCTGGAAGAGGCCAAAGCGATCACGTGGCAACAGGCCTCAGAAGCGTTAGGCGGGTTACCGCCGATCAAGACGCACTGCTCTGTGCTAGCGGTGGATGGGCTACGGGCAGCAATCCAGAACTACGAGGAGCGTCATGGCTTGGTCAAGGAGCGTATGCCCACAACGGTCGAGGAAGTGCGCAGACGCTTGAAGCACGTGATGAACCCGATGTCCGGGCTAGATCTGGTGCGCACCAAATTGGTCCAAGATATTAAGGTCAGCGAGGGAACGGTGCGCGTAGTAATTGACCTGCCCGCCGATCACCAATTTGCCGCCACAATCCGTGAAGATATTACAGAAAAGGTGGGGCACCTGTGGGATGTGAAGCAAGTCGTGGTAGAGTTTACAGAGTAG